A section of the Mangifera indica cultivar Alphonso chromosome 12, CATAS_Mindica_2.1, whole genome shotgun sequence genome encodes:
- the LOC123193415 gene encoding 50S ribosomal protein L10, chloroplastic — protein sequence METSLFSLSSPQTLTLKPNTHPLFNSHFYFPLSRRTPSSKPTHIRAAISRTKKEQTVETVKTNLENCFLVAAIKYEGFTVKQFQDLRRSLPENTKLLVAKNTLVYKAIEGTKWEALKPCMKGMNAWLFVHSEEIPTAIKPYRTFQKERKLEENDFTGAVFEGKFYGPGDFKALESMPTRAEIYAKMLGALQGPALGLVSTLQAPARDVLMVLKAYVKKLEDESGQ from the coding sequence aTGGAAACCAGTCTCTTTTCCTTATCTTCACcccaaaccctaaccctaaaaccaaacacccacccactTTTCAATAGCCATTTCTATTTTCCCCTATCCAGACGCACTCCTTCTTCTAAACCAACCCACATCAGAGCCGCCATTTCTCGTACCAAGAAAGAACAAACCGTTGAAACTGTTAAAACCAATCTCGAAAATTGCTTCCTCGTTGCCGCCATCAAGTACGAGGGCTTCACCGTCAAGCAATTCCAAGACCTCAGGAGATCATTGCCGGAAAACACCAAGCTTCTTGTGGCTAAAAACACTTTGGTTTATAAAGCCATTGAGGGCACTAAATGGGAAGCTTTAAAGCCGTGCATGAAGGGCATGAATGCCTGGCTTTTTGTTCACAGTGAAGAGATTCCTACGGCGATAAAGCCGTACAGGACTTTTCAAAAAGAGAGGAAATTGGAAGAGAATGACTTTACTGGTGCTGTTTTTGAAGGGAAATTTTATGGGCCTGGTGATTTTAAGGCTTTAGAAAGTATGCCCACCAGAGCAGAGATTTATGCCAAGATGTTGGGGGCATTGCAAGGACCGGCTTTGGGTTTGGTGAGTACTTTACAGGCTCCAGCTAGAGATGTGTTGATGGTGTTGAAGGCTTATGTGAAGAAACTGGAGGATGAAAGTGGGCAATAG
- the LOC123193435 gene encoding leucine aminopeptidase — protein MATVDFVDPHSYAFASQPLTSHISLSLYFDFPSSTIHGTALLTLSDEHNGSFFLDTRSLTVHQVLDAQTLASLPFSLSPTVDPIKGQRLDVTLNNHRAFVILFSTSPSSSALQWLSPPQTFNKIHPFVYTQCQAIHARSIFPCQDTPGARICYKASLNIPCQLSAVMAAQHVDRRAPVPGETEKFGSNCFNFDIESLWCAEGRVVEVFEMNQPIPPYLFAFAVGELGFREVGPRTRVYAESVPAVLDAAAREFAGTEEMIRLAEKLFGDYEWERFDLLVLPPSFPYGGMENPRMVFLTPTVIKGDASGAQVVAHELAHSWTGNLITNQTNEHFWLNEGFTTYAERRIVEVVQGEDVAALNIGIGWRGLNEEIERFKDNLEYTKLKTAQEGVDPDDVYSQVPYEKGFQFLLRIEREIGRSAFDEFLKKYIATFKFKSIDTDTFLKFLQENVPGIGKQIDLELWTEGTGIPSDAYEPVSSIYTKIVSLANEFKLGKIPREDEVADWKGQEWELYLENLPKSVEASQVLALDERYRLSESKDYEVKVAFLQLALLSQCRDYYGEVEKTLKEVGRMKYLRPLYTGLVQGVGKEEEKILAKRVFSEARDSYHPIAQGVVESIFAKHL, from the exons ATGGCCACAGTGGATTTCGTCGACCCCCACTCCTACGCCTTTGCATCTCAGCCACTCACCTCTCACATCTCCCTTTCTCTCTACTTCGATTTCCCTAGCTCCACCATCCACGGCACCGCTCTCCTTACTCTCTCCGATGAACATAACGGCTCTTTCTTTCTCGACACCCGCTCACTCACCGTCCATCAAGTTCTCGACGCCCAAACCCTAGCTTCTCTCCCCTTTTCTCTATCTCCCACCGTTGATCCAATCAAAGGCCAACGCCTGGACGTCACCCTTAACAATCACCGTGCCTTCGTAATTTTGTTCTCTACCTCTCCCTCCTCGTCTGCTCTTCAATGGCTCTCGCCTCCCCAAACTTTCAACAAGATCCATCCGTTTGTTTACACTCAGTGCCAGGCTATCCACGCGCGCTCCATCTTCCCCTGCCAGGACACGCCTGGCGCGCGTATTTGTTACAAGGCGTCTCTCAACATTCCCTGTCAGCTCTCGGCTGTCATGGCCGCGCAACATGTCGATCGGCGCGCGCCCGTCCCCGGCGAGACTGAGAAATTTGGCAGCAATTGTTTCAATTTTGACATTGAGTCGTTGTGGTGTGCTGAAGGACGAGTTGTTGAAGTGTTTGAAATGAACCAGCCCATTCCGCCTTATTTGTTTGCTTTCGCTGTGGGAGAGTTAGGGTTCCGTGAGGTGGGGCCCAGGACGAGGGTTTATGCGGAATCCGTGCCGGCTGTGTTGGACGCAGCAGCGCGTGAGTTTGCAGGCACGGAGGAGATGATAAG GCTAGCTGAGAAATTGTTTGGGGATTATGAATGGGAGAGATTTGATTTATTGGTTTTGCCTCCGAGCTTTCCTTATGGTGGGATGGAGAATCCAAGAATGGTATTTTTGACCCCCACTGTGATCAAAGGTGATGCAAGCGGTGCTCAAGTTGTAGCCCACGAGCTGGCACATAGTTGGACTGGAAATTTGATTACTAATCAGACCAATGAGCATTTTTGGTTGAATGAG gGTTTTACAACATATGCGGAGAGAAGAATTGTTGAGGTTGTTCAAGGAGAGGATGTAGCTGCGTTAAATATTGGGATTGGTTGGAGGGGtttaaatgaagaaattgaGCGGTTTAAGGACAACTTAGAGTACACAAAGCTCAAAACTGCACAGGAAGGGGTGGACCCTGATGATGTGTATTCTCAAGTGCCATATGAAAAGGGTTTCCAGTTTCTATTGCGCATTGAGCGCGAG ATTGGAAGGTCTGCTTTTGATGAATTCCTCAAAAAATATATTGCCACCtttaaattcaagtcaattGATACTGATACATTCCTCAAGTTTCTGCAAGAGAATGTCCCTGGAATAGGGAAACAGATTGACTTAGAACTATGGACTGAAGGCACTGGTATTCCTTCAGATGCCTATGAACCAGTTTCCAGTATCTATACTAAGATTGTATCACTTGCAAATGAATTTAAGCTTGGGAAGATACCAAGGGAGGATGAAGTTGCTGATTGGAAGGGACAGGAATGGGAGCTCTACTTGGAGAACCTCCCCAAATCTGTTGAAGCTTCACAG GTATTAGCCTTGGATGAACGATATCGACTGTCAGAATCAAAGGACTATGAGGTGAAAGTGGCATTTCTCCAGCTGGCCCTTCTATCCCAGTGCAGAGACTATTACGGTGAGGTGGAGAAAACTTTGAAGGAAGTTGGTAGGATGAAGTACCTTCGACCACTCTATACTGGTCTGGTACAAGGAGTtggaaaggaagaagagaagatCTTGGCGAAAAGGGTGTTCTCCGAGGCCCGTGACTCTTATCATCCAATTGCCCAAGGTGTTGTCGAATCTATCTTTGCCAAGCACTTGTAG
- the LOC123192787 gene encoding protein TONNEAU 1a-like, which translates to MDDYTREMMDLKTLVTRTLEKKGVLAKIRAELRASVFEAIEEEDRVIEKEEGLPPALLGSCNDRAKQLHASPSGRLLTALICEYLDWAQLNHTMKVYLPECNLQKDAWKAELKEFSSKNGYDLNKNGDSAPLLLDVLEGFLKFENSSQPRATGRRQPESEVLSNLESRNLRRPSSSSIAGGLPPLGRPLPASQASDRRAGSSMSGYRKDEYNWRYDTDELSDDVIRASAALENLQLDRKTRNLNTSWRHAGDGINDEDGRHDHM; encoded by the exons ATGGACGATTATACGAGGGAAATGATGGACTTGAAAACCCTTGTCACTCGAACGCTCGAGAAGAAGGGTGTCCTCGCTAAGATCCGG GCCGAACTCAGAGCCAGTGTTTTTGAGGCTATTGAAGAGGAGGACCGGGTAATTGAAAAGGAGGAAGGTCTGCCTCCTGCCTTGTTGGGTAGCTGCAATGATCGTGCAAAACAACTTCATGCTTCTCCCTCAG GAAGGTTACTAACTGCACTAATATGTGAATATTTGGATTGGGCTCAACTAAACCACACAATGAAAGTTTATCTTCCAGAATGTAATTTG CAAAAAGATGCTTGGAAAGCTGAGTTGAAGGAATTTAGTAGCAAAAATGGTTATGATCTTAACAAAAATGGAGATAGTGCTCCTTTGCTTTTGGATGTTCTTGAGGGATTTTTGAAGTTTGAG AATTCATCCCAACCAAGGGCTACTGGAAGGAGACAACCAGAATCTGAGGTCTTGTCAAATTTAGAGTCCAGGAATTTACGAAGACCTTCATCGTCGTCTATTGCTGGGGGCTTACCTCCACTGGGAAG GCCCCTTCCTGCTTCTCAGGCATCTG ATAGGAGAGCTGGGTCCTCCATGTCTGGTTACAGGAAAGATGAATACAATTGGAGATATGACACTGATGAGCTTTCAGATGATGTGATTCGAGCATCAGCAGCACTAGAAAACCTTCAGCTGGACAGAAAAACTCGGAATCTAAATACATCATGGCG GCATGCTGGTGATGGAATCAACGATGAAGATGGCAGACATGATCATATGTAG
- the LOC123192785 gene encoding probable adenylate kinase 1, chloroplastic isoform X3 → MSFLNRVWRARASSSAETLIFISRTFTASSSGIDLHPGASFSTKLPSLPKVPKDRNVKWVFLGCPGVGKGTYASRLSNLLGVPHIATGDLVRDELASSGPLASQLAEIVNRGKLVSDEIIINLLSKRLEAGEAKGESGFILDGFPRTIRQAEILEKVTDIDLVVNLKLREEALVAKCLGRRICSECGGNYNVACIDIKGENGSPGLYMAPLLPPPHCATKLITRPDDTEEVVKERLRIYNEMLPALVLEFKVLKEAKDT, encoded by the exons ATGTCGTTTTTAAACCGTGTTTGGAGAGCGAGAGCCTCGTCATCAGCCGAGACATTGATATTCATATCGCGAACTTTCACTGCTTCTTCTTCCGGAATTGACCTTCATCCAGGTGCGTCTTTTTCTACCAAGCTTCCCTCTCTTCCTAAAGTCCCCAAGGACAGAAATGTCAAATGGGTTTTTCTCGGTTGCCCCGGCGTTGGGAAAGGTACTTACGCTTCCAGGCTCTCCAATTTGTTGGGAGTCCCTCACATCGCCACTGGTGATCTCGTCCGTGATGAGCTTGCTTCGTCGGGTCCGCTTGCCTCTCAG CTTGCAGAAATTGTTAATCGTGGGAAATTAGTTTcagatgaaataataataaatttattgtcaAAGCGTTTGGAAGCTGGAGAAGCTAAGGGTGAATCCGGATTTATTCTTGATGGTTTTCCTCGAACTATAAGACAGGCG GAAATATTAGAGAAAGTGACAGACATTGACTTGGTGGTGAACCTGAAGCTGCGGGAAGAAGCGTTGGTTGCCAAATGCCTTGGAAGAAGAATTTGTAGTGAGTGTGGGGGAAACTACAATGTTGCTTGCATTGACATCAAAGGTGAAAATGGCAGCCCTGGATTGTACATGGCTCCACTTCTTCCCCCTCCACATTGTGCAACAAAGCTTATTACCCGACCTGATGACACTGAAGAAGTTGTCAAGGAAAGACTTCGTATATATAATGAGATG CTGCCTGCCCTTGTTCTGGAGTTTAAGGTCCTTAAGGAG GCCAAAGATACATAA
- the LOC123192785 gene encoding probable adenylate kinase 1, chloroplastic isoform X2, whose protein sequence is MSFLNRVWRARASSSAETLIFISRTFTASSSGIDLHPGASFSTKLPSLPKVPKDRNVKWVFLGCPGVGKGTYASRLSNLLGVPHIATGDLVRDELASSGPLASQLAEIVNRGKLVSDEIIINLLSKRLEAGEAKGESGFILDGFPRTIRQAEILEKVTDIDLVVNLKLREEALVAKCLGRRICSECGGNYNVACIDIKGENGSPGLYMAPLLPPPHCATKLITRPDDTEEVVKERLRIYNEMTQPVEEFYRSRGKLLEFNLPGGIPESWPKLLQALNLEDHDDKQSATA, encoded by the exons ATGTCGTTTTTAAACCGTGTTTGGAGAGCGAGAGCCTCGTCATCAGCCGAGACATTGATATTCATATCGCGAACTTTCACTGCTTCTTCTTCCGGAATTGACCTTCATCCAGGTGCGTCTTTTTCTACCAAGCTTCCCTCTCTTCCTAAAGTCCCCAAGGACAGAAATGTCAAATGGGTTTTTCTCGGTTGCCCCGGCGTTGGGAAAGGTACTTACGCTTCCAGGCTCTCCAATTTGTTGGGAGTCCCTCACATCGCCACTGGTGATCTCGTCCGTGATGAGCTTGCTTCGTCGGGTCCGCTTGCCTCTCAG CTTGCAGAAATTGTTAATCGTGGGAAATTAGTTTcagatgaaataataataaatttattgtcaAAGCGTTTGGAAGCTGGAGAAGCTAAGGGTGAATCCGGATTTATTCTTGATGGTTTTCCTCGAACTATAAGACAGGCG GAAATATTAGAGAAAGTGACAGACATTGACTTGGTGGTGAACCTGAAGCTGCGGGAAGAAGCGTTGGTTGCCAAATGCCTTGGAAGAAGAATTTGTAGTGAGTGTGGGGGAAACTACAATGTTGCTTGCATTGACATCAAAGGTGAAAATGGCAGCCCTGGATTGTACATGGCTCCACTTCTTCCCCCTCCACATTGTGCAACAAAGCTTATTACCCGACCTGATGACACTGAAGAAGTTGTCAAGGAAAGACTTCGTATATATAATGAGATG ACTCAGCCAGTGGAGGAGTTTTACCGCAGCCGTGGGAAGTTGCTAGAGTTCAATCTTCCAGGTGGTATCCCAGAATCATGGCCAAAGCTGCTTCAAGCCCTGAATCTTGAAGACCACGATGATAAACAATCTGCAACAGCATGA
- the LOC123192785 gene encoding probable adenylate kinase 1, chloroplastic isoform X1: MSFLNRVWRARASSSAETLIFISRTFTASSSGIDLHPGASFSTKLPSLPKVPKDRNVKWVFLGCPGVGKGTYASRLSNLLGVPHIATGDLVRDELASSGPLASQLAEIVNRGKLVSDEIIINLLSKRLEAGEAKGESGFILDGFPRTIRQAEILEKVTDIDLVVNLKLREEALVAKCLGRRICSECGGNYNVACIDIKGENGSPGLYMAPLLPPPHCATKLITRPDDTEEVVKERLRIYNEMLPALVLEFKVLKETQPVEEFYRSRGKLLEFNLPGGIPESWPKLLQALNLEDHDDKQSATA; encoded by the exons ATGTCGTTTTTAAACCGTGTTTGGAGAGCGAGAGCCTCGTCATCAGCCGAGACATTGATATTCATATCGCGAACTTTCACTGCTTCTTCTTCCGGAATTGACCTTCATCCAGGTGCGTCTTTTTCTACCAAGCTTCCCTCTCTTCCTAAAGTCCCCAAGGACAGAAATGTCAAATGGGTTTTTCTCGGTTGCCCCGGCGTTGGGAAAGGTACTTACGCTTCCAGGCTCTCCAATTTGTTGGGAGTCCCTCACATCGCCACTGGTGATCTCGTCCGTGATGAGCTTGCTTCGTCGGGTCCGCTTGCCTCTCAG CTTGCAGAAATTGTTAATCGTGGGAAATTAGTTTcagatgaaataataataaatttattgtcaAAGCGTTTGGAAGCTGGAGAAGCTAAGGGTGAATCCGGATTTATTCTTGATGGTTTTCCTCGAACTATAAGACAGGCG GAAATATTAGAGAAAGTGACAGACATTGACTTGGTGGTGAACCTGAAGCTGCGGGAAGAAGCGTTGGTTGCCAAATGCCTTGGAAGAAGAATTTGTAGTGAGTGTGGGGGAAACTACAATGTTGCTTGCATTGACATCAAAGGTGAAAATGGCAGCCCTGGATTGTACATGGCTCCACTTCTTCCCCCTCCACATTGTGCAACAAAGCTTATTACCCGACCTGATGACACTGAAGAAGTTGTCAAGGAAAGACTTCGTATATATAATGAGATG CTGCCTGCCCTTGTTCTGGAGTTTAAGGTCCTTAAGGAG ACTCAGCCAGTGGAGGAGTTTTACCGCAGCCGTGGGAAGTTGCTAGAGTTCAATCTTCCAGGTGGTATCCCAGAATCATGGCCAAAGCTGCTTCAAGCCCTGAATCTTGAAGACCACGATGATAAACAATCTGCAACAGCATGA